TTTGACGAGAATACCATTCAATGCAATGAGAAACAGCTAGTCGTTCATAGGGAAACCTACTCTACGTTGAGAAAATAAGATAATTCATCGTGATACGAAAGTTATTATATTATGGTTCACTTTGCAGAAtgataggagaaaaaaaatgtgcagtaTTAAAGTGGCTTCATCGTTTCGTAGCAACAGGTAGTCATAATATCATGAGAAAATCTAGTGGAAACTGGTAACGAACTTGAAACCACATAAAAAAGTACAATCTTAAGGTACAGATCTAGAGGAACATTactctaaggaaaaaaaaaaacagccaaaATCAACACCTTCTATGAATCTGAGAAAGAGGTGGGAAAAAACAATCCCTAACTTCCTAAAATAGgctgaagaaaatgattttgcaTAAACTACCCACAACACCTGGATGAATAAATTTCGCAGTAGAATGAGGCCGACCAAcctcctttttattttctacaacaccTTTGCCAGTGAAGAGAAATTCAGCTACTTTATTCATAGCATCAGGATTTCCATGTGAGGCAGCAGCTTGAAACCTACAAGAACGACCGTAGCATTacaatgagcaaaaaaaaccgaagtcAAACTTGCCGACAAGAAGACATGGAAAGGGAAGAACAACTGACAATTGATTGATTAAACAATTGATCAACAATGACCTACAAAAACCCATCAGAAATCTAATCAAACGGTCTTACCTACGTATAGCATCTCCTCGTTCACCTTTCCTGAGAAGTTCTTCACCTAAAAGATTTTCCATCTCCCATTTTGCTTTGTCTTCTGTTGAAGGAGTAACTTCTAGGCCCGATAAAACATCAGATTCATTGTCATCAGTTTGTACACCCACCTTAACATCAAAACTTGCATATTTCCATCAAAATGGTTTGTAAGGCTAAaacgtaaaataaaataataagataagTTACACAAGAGATAAGATGTAAGAAAACGTACCTCAACAACAGTGGGTTTCGGCGGAATTCGAAATTGAACTGCATGTTCGTTACCCTGGAGGACACGAAGAGAAAGTGGTCCAGAACCGGCTAGCACAAGTGAAGGAACCCAATGGGAACTTCCGATAAGTGGTGAAAATTGTAGTGAAGGTGGACCAGtgttgaaacagttcaccaaTGGTAAAACAACATCGGAGAATCGGctaaaaatgcaaaagttaAAAAGGAATCACAATGAACGTAAATCGAGAAGCGacaacgaaaagaaatgggggaaaatatagttgggATGGGGCACTCGTGGCGCcgttatttctcgacgctctaacttacttgtttctcttagtaactttagcttataCGTCATAGATCCTCCTTAAGTCTTAAgaaggatctatgacatataaGCTTAAGCTTAAGTTTTAGGGTCCCAATTCATTTAGTTACTTACATCGAGAAACAAGGGAGCCACTGAGTTCCCCCACTCCCACTTCATTTTATCCGCgaaatctaataaaaaaaaaactaactaaagCTCAAAAGATTCTGCAAGATTAATGCTAAACTTACGGAAGATTTGGTGGTGGAGGTTCCGTATCCGAACTTGAAGCCGAAGCTGGGATCGGATGTGGTAAATGAACAAATCGTTGACCATGTCGAATAATATTCGATAGCGCAAGCCGCTGTGAACTCATGGCAGCAGCGAACTATCTAGACCATCTCAATTCCTGTTACTAACACgctgaaatataaaataatatgaaatttcGAAAGCATCAgtacgaaaatcaataaaaatttgtccaAAAAAGCAAGCAAATCCTGGAATAACAACGAAAAATGAACGTCCATCATATACAACTGGTTCAAAGCTATAACAAAATTTGTTGATATTCTAGTAACATACGGATAAGTTGTTCGTTTTTATAGGGAACGACTTAAGCATTTCCTCgacatttttccagaaatttctatgACATCCAAGAGATTCAGCAGTTAACGCAGGCTCCATAGAACCATGCAACCGTAGGAATGAACGTTATTTTGGAAGTGTTCCTagctattgtttttttttctagctacTATACATGAAACCATCGTTACTAAACTAAAAAGTAGAAGGTAACGGACACTACCGTATCTTCGTGGATCTGACGGGGAACTTGGAAAGATTGCACCAAAACGCTATCAAGTAGTAGTGATTCATGCAAAAAGTGATTTTATACTGGAATCGCTATCAGGATATCACACGACGCTGGGGGGAAAAAGCTGTAAAACTGGAGGTCAACGACGAAGGGAAACGCAACGCATGCGAGCGAGACTGGGGATTTTGCGCTGGAGCGActtatttcttccagaatgCAACAGATCACGATTTACACTCGAAAAATCTCCGTCTTGAAGTagcttttggaatttttgtaaACTATTTTAAATGTATGCAAATAAAAAGATTAGACTGATTAAATAACCTAGAAAATTACAGTGTGGAACAAGTATTTGCATAATTATTAAAAGTAGAATACATTTTAAGCAAAGAAACCAAGCATTCCGGAAACTACTTGAAttaaatgtaagaaaaagaagttctggaagttccaCTATTGGAAAATGCGATCATAGACGGCAGACTATTGATTATATCTTGAAGGGACATCAAAATCTAGCCACATTTCGTtaggtcccaccacgatcgcCTCTTAGCGGGACGTGTTAGCCGTTGTGTGTCGTTTtcattgctctttttttttgcaaattcatttcaaattcattgTGTGGCATTGAAATGGGtgcattttctttcagcaACTAAACAAATGTTTGCTCGTCGCTAGCTGTGTTTATGTTCGGAAGGCCGTAATGCATTTGAGAAAATGTCCCTCCTAGACTTTGAGACAGAGATCCCCAAACAGCAAAAATTCCATGTTGCCTCGACTGAACACACTTATACCCTCAATCGCGTCGATTAAAGAATCAAACGAACCTCattctgctcaaaaagtaggCCGTTTTCCTTGCAGAACGTAGAAAGGAAGATCCAGACAGTATAGAGGATTCTGGTGACAGGAAAACTGGAAACAGATCGGCTCATTGTGCTGGAATATTAGGATTAGTATCGATTacaaagtaaaagtaaaaataaacctGTTTCCATGAGCTCAGTGAAATCGATCGATGGtagtgaacgaaaaaaaaaaccatggaaCAGCGAGTTTTCTGCGGCAATAGGAGGTTGGTTTGAACTGATGCAGTCAGACTGCGTTTCTTGTCCCCACGTCCGTGTTTGCAGCAGAAATGTTCCCATATGTAGCCTGAATGGGTCATTCTTTATGGTTTCACGCCCCAACACAGCtatactcgggtcaaaacgacctgaggtctggtgcaattgcgtcaGCGACTGCGTTTGAAGCGGCGCcaacttcatttctttactACAGAGACGGATGGaactagcaagggtcccaacTTGATCGATAGCGCCAActtcaccgcgtcgcttcgacccgactatacttccGTACGTGTTCTGTCGTGGTACCGCAACGCTTCTGAAGGAAGAGCGACGAGAAGTAAGTCGTgagcgtttttctttttcaagaagaatttgaaaatactTTTTAATCACACgtgttattttttctgaaaaaaaagaacgacggCGGCTCCTTTCTCCAAGTAATAAACTTCGATTGTTTTTCGATTTAGAACACCAACTATCTGCACTTATAGCACTTttagataaagaaaaaaggaaattatagTTCAGGTGACTGCGCATGTACACACTCAGGCTCGAACACTTTCAAATGAGCTGACGCGACGCATCCGCGACGGAAGTGACCAACGACGCTGCGAGGATCTTCTCGGCGCAACGACATTACACCACCGATCAGTATTAAATCGAGGACATCAGGCAGTTGGAGCATCAGCACCTGACCTCCATTGCAGATGCGTCGCGTCAACGTAGTTGGACGCGGCGCCGACTATAAACAATAGCTGAACGCCGCTGCTGGTTGGTTAAAGGCAGTATGCCACGAAATTTGCGATATTGGTGTCTCTCCTGGACAATATAAGGTTTGGGAAGGAGAATGCGAGTATGAGCATGTTAACGCTCAGTTTCCCTATCCGTCTTTTAAAAACGGAGAAGAAGTCGGAATTTCCTTCTCGCACTAATTTTCCAACGAAGCAGCTTGCAACGCGCCGCCCCCGTACATTTGCCTCATTCCCAAACGAGCAGGTGATAATCAGTGAAGTTTTCCCAGCAAACCTCattcattcaaataaaaccaatagATAGGCTTCTGAGAGAACCGGCGCTTGACAGAGATGACGTCATagggtgcctcgtagggaagTTCGCACAAAAGCCgtcgtttcccacgctgtttttcaggacgattagggtgAACTGAGCGTCACTTTTATAATTGTCATCTACACCACGAACCCTATATTGTCCGTGAGAGATCCTAACctcgtcaaattcgtggtatgctgcctatGATTGAACAGAAACGGATGTTAATAGAGGTAGAAAAGTGTTAGTAGAAAATGTCCAAGAGATAAACAGACCCACCTAGGTGTATGGGAGCTCACCAGGATGACCGTAAATCCCAATGCCTCAAGATTCCTTCTGCTCCCTGCGTCCCGAGAGTGATCTGCCTTCGGAACGGTGAAGTTGATCTCATTTCGACGCGTTCCCATCGCCTCCGAGTCAAGGTGGAGATGGAGTTTCCTGTGTCTTACCGAATTATAAACAAattcagcgtttttatccgtGCTTGCAGATCGTACCGTATCACTGACGCTGTCAGGTTGACCACTAGGAACTATAGTCGGGCCAAAGTGACAcaaatcacgagtgtagttgcggtgcatttgcgtacgcgctcgaaacggcgcggtggaggcagcagttgggaccgaggtgggaccgtcgcgaactgcagcgatgggtggtgccagcaaggatttcatcACGCTCCTAGTCGCCACGTCCCACGGAAGCGCGTCGAGAGgggccgcgtacgcaattgcgtacgtacttcatgtcgttttgaccctgctataaTCTCCTTAGAGTAGGCCTTTCCATACCTCATCATACTCCTTTTTCTCTGCTGAGCCTGAAAAAGGAAGGAGTGCTCCGGAAGAGGATTCACCGGTGCTGTTCCCATCACGTCCTAGAACCACACCATCGGCAACGGTCACTAAGAGGATTTGCATAGAAAATTCTGTATAGATGAGTTGAAATCGAACA
This window of the Necator americanus strain Aroian chromosome III, whole genome shotgun sequence genome carries:
- a CDS encoding hypothetical protein (NECATOR_CHRIII.G9109.T1), yielding MSSQRLALSNIIRHGQRFVHLPHPIPASASSSDTEPPPPNLPRFSDVVLPLVNCFNTGPPSLQFSPLIGSSHWVPSLVLAGSGPLSLRVLQGNEHAVQFRIPPKPTVVEVGVQTDDNESDVLSGLEVTPSTEDKAKWEMENLLGEELLRKGERGDAIRRFQAAASHGNPDAMNKVAEFLFTGKGVVENKKEAIRLWEQAAALGQVSAMYSLAVYHINAATEGDKTVDKMRALRLMRRAAAGGNPHAAFYLVIRYIRDSDMDSAKKMISIAARDKNYANKMRSWVEEDSLSDKFSGLVLQELSSQMCELSIEHD
- a CDS encoding hypothetical protein (NECATOR_CHRIII.G9109.T2), whose protein sequence is MSSQRLALSNIIRHGQRFVHLPHPIPASASSSDTEPPPPNLPRFSDVVLPLVNCFNTGPPSLQFSPLIGSSHWVPSLVLAGSGPLSLRVLQGNEHAVQFRIPPKPTVVEVGVQTDDNESDVLSGLEVTPSTEDKAKWEMENLLGEELLRKGERGDAIRRFQAAASHGNPDAMNKVAEFLFTGKGVVENKKEAIRLWEQAAALGQVSAMYSLAVYHINAATEGDKTVDKMRALRLMRRAAAGGNPHAAFYLVIRYIRDSDMDSAKKMISIAARDKNYANKMRSSFLPKCASCPLNMTNDSFQEYSTLLLIF
- a CDS encoding hypothetical protein (NECATOR_CHRIII.G9110.T1); its protein translation is MKSLLAPPIAAVRDGPTSVPTAASTAPFRARTQMHRNYTRDLCHFGPTIVPSGQPDSVSDTVRSASTDKNAEFVYNSVRHRKLHLHLDSEAMGTRRNEINFTVPKADHSRDAGSRRNLEALGFTVILVSSHTPRLHMGTFLLQTRTWGQETQSDCISSNQPPIAAENSLFHGFFFRSLPSIDFTELMETVFLSPESSILSGSSFLRSARKTAYFLSRMSVLVTGIEMV